A part of Corynebacterium lactis RW2-5 genomic DNA contains:
- a CDS encoding phage gene 29 protein family protein yields MSLPTLETTYDKDDPTQFMLWAWVKLTTGKGDFGVPEETAAELSQIFWRRGFRHHPELQMEFYKPPFDGAGWWQGQAGLWLPADEPGVPPEDVVSRPAEIDVIMAALTPEQKTALRKKLHEEGQ; encoded by the coding sequence ATGAGTTTGCCAACACTGGAAACAACTTATGACAAGGATGACCCGACACAGTTCATGCTGTGGGCGTGGGTGAAGCTCACTACCGGTAAGGGGGATTTTGGGGTTCCGGAGGAAACGGCCGCGGAGTTGTCGCAGATTTTTTGGCGCCGCGGGTTCCGCCACCACCCGGAGCTGCAGATGGAGTTTTATAAGCCTCCGTTTGATGGGGCTGGGTGGTGGCAGGGCCAGGCCGGTCTGTGGTTGCCGGCTGATGAGCCTGGCGTGCCACCGGAGGATGTGGTGTCGAGGCCTGCAGAAATCGACGTGATTATGGCGGCGTTGACACCTGAGCAGAAAACAGCGCTCCGTAAGAAACTGCATGAGGAGGGGCAATGA
- a CDS encoding acetyl/propionyl/methylcrotonyl-CoA carboxylase subunit alpha encodes MEDFVSEQTTEKITKVLVANRGEIAVRVIRAAKDAGIPSVAVYAEPDADAPFVKMADEAFALGGTTSAESYLVFDKILDAAKKSGANAIHPGYGFLSENGDFAEAVENAGLIWIGPSPESIRALGDKVTARHIALKANAPMAPGTKEPVKDADEVVAFAKEHGLPIAIKAAFGGGGRGMKVAHKMEEVADLYESATREAVAAFGRGECFVERYLDKARHVECQVLADKHGNVVVASTRDCSLQRRFQKLVEEAPAPFLTEEQDQRLRQSAKDICKEAGYYGAGTVEYLVGNDGLINFLEVNTRLQVEHPVTEEVTGLDLVREQFSIAEGRELSLKEDPEMHGHAFEFRINGEDAGTNFMPAPGTITKYVEPSGPGVRMDTGIKEGDVIGGQFDSMLAKLIVWGKDRDEALRRSARALAEYEVEGLATVIPFHRHIVENPAFVGNGEGFGVYTKWIEEEWENPIAPYDGDSDADTDTIPAQKVVVEIDGRRVEVALPGDLALGGGAGGAKKKSKKKRAGGSKKAASGDAVVAPMQGTVIKVNVEEGQEVSEGDTVVVLEAMKMENPVKAHKAGVVTGLSAEAGAGVGKGDVLMELK; translated from the coding sequence ATGGAGGATTTCGTGTCCGAGCAGACCACTGAAAAAATCACGAAGGTTCTCGTCGCCAACCGTGGCGAGATTGCTGTTCGCGTAATTCGCGCCGCGAAAGACGCGGGCATTCCTTCCGTCGCCGTCTACGCTGAGCCGGATGCGGATGCTCCTTTCGTGAAGATGGCAGACGAGGCTTTCGCACTGGGCGGCACCACCTCCGCAGAGTCCTACCTCGTTTTCGACAAGATTCTGGATGCGGCTAAGAAGTCCGGAGCCAACGCCATCCACCCGGGTTACGGCTTTCTGTCTGAAAACGGCGACTTCGCCGAGGCAGTTGAGAACGCTGGCCTGATTTGGATTGGCCCGTCGCCGGAGTCCATTCGTGCACTGGGCGACAAGGTCACTGCTCGCCACATCGCATTGAAGGCCAATGCTCCGATGGCTCCGGGTACCAAGGAGCCGGTCAAGGATGCCGACGAGGTTGTCGCCTTTGCCAAGGAACACGGTCTGCCCATCGCCATTAAGGCAGCTTTCGGTGGTGGCGGCCGCGGCATGAAGGTCGCCCACAAGATGGAGGAGGTCGCTGACCTCTACGAGTCCGCTACTCGTGAGGCTGTCGCTGCTTTCGGCCGCGGCGAGTGCTTCGTTGAGCGCTACCTGGACAAGGCTCGCCACGTCGAGTGCCAGGTTCTGGCAGATAAGCACGGCAACGTTGTCGTCGCCTCCACCCGTGACTGCTCTCTCCAGCGCCGCTTCCAGAAGCTGGTCGAGGAGGCTCCGGCCCCGTTCTTGACCGAGGAGCAGGACCAGCGTCTGCGCCAGTCCGCAAAGGACATCTGCAAGGAGGCTGGTTACTACGGCGCCGGTACCGTTGAGTACCTGGTCGGCAACGACGGCCTGATTAACTTCCTCGAGGTCAACACCCGCCTCCAGGTTGAGCACCCGGTCACTGAAGAGGTCACCGGCCTCGACCTGGTTCGCGAGCAGTTCTCAATCGCCGAGGGGCGCGAGCTCTCCCTGAAGGAAGACCCGGAGATGCACGGTCACGCCTTCGAGTTCCGCATCAACGGCGAGGACGCTGGCACCAACTTCATGCCGGCCCCGGGCACCATCACCAAGTACGTCGAGCCGTCCGGCCCTGGCGTCCGCATGGACACCGGCATCAAGGAGGGCGACGTCATTGGTGGACAGTTCGACTCCATGCTCGCGAAGCTGATCGTCTGGGGCAAAGACCGCGACGAGGCCCTGCGCCGCTCCGCTCGCGCACTGGCTGAGTACGAGGTTGAGGGCCTGGCTACCGTCATCCCGTTCCACCGCCACATCGTGGAGAACCCGGCATTCGTCGGAAACGGCGAGGGCTTCGGCGTCTACACCAAGTGGATTGAGGAAGAGTGGGAGAACCCGATTGCTCCTTACGATGGCGATTCTGACGCTGACACTGACACCATTCCGGCACAGAAGGTTGTCGTCGAGATCGATGGCCGTCGTGTAGAGGTTGCCCTGCCGGGCGACCTGGCTCTGGGCGGCGGCGCAGGTGGCGCTAAGAAGAAGTCCAAGAAGAAGCGTGCCGGTGGCTCCAAGAAGGCCGCTTCCGGCGACGCTGTCGTTGCCCCGATGCAGGGCACTGTCATCAAGGTCAACGTTGAAGAAGGCCAGGAAGTCTCCGAGGGCGATACCGTGGTCGTTCTCGAGGCCATGAAGATGGAGAACCCGGTCAAGGCTCACAAGGCCGGCGTTGTCACCGGACTCTCCGCAGAAGCTGGCGCGGGCGTCGGCAAGGGCGATGTCCTGATGGAGCTGAAGTAA
- a CDS encoding phage holin, which produces METIRNFIPASARATWYAVASALVAALVSWGVLDDTAAPAITGVIIATVTLVFALLHSDTPWRQAVYGLAAALGVLGVYLGWGSEVQMDALLAVIAPVLGLGTAAATTNPGEYVGEHRLGE; this is translated from the coding sequence ATGGAAACCATTCGTAATTTCATCCCAGCGTCCGCTCGTGCCACCTGGTACGCGGTAGCGTCAGCGCTCGTCGCAGCGCTCGTGTCCTGGGGTGTCCTGGACGACACCGCAGCGCCAGCAATCACCGGCGTCATCATCGCAACCGTCACCCTTGTCTTCGCCCTGCTGCACTCTGACACGCCGTGGCGTCAGGCCGTCTACGGCCTCGCCGCAGCGCTCGGTGTCCTTGGCGTGTACCTCGGCTGGGGCAGCGAAGTGCAGATGGATGCGCTACTGGCGGTTATCGCCCCGGTTCTCGGCCTGGGAACCGCCGCAGCGACCACTAACCCTGGCGAGTATGTCGGTGAGCACCGGCTGGGCGAGTAG
- the cobF gene encoding precorrin-6A synthase (deacetylating) produces MRWLSSSDTRETRPIISNHESPGEAAGTNGPRGRVDIDVIGIGAGSPSHITLEAIGALRNVDVVFALDKGGDKADLLAARKSILDAHAPHVELVAVADPPRNRTPENYGKVVRDWHQRRAELLADAFLNHLGGDGRRRGAFLVWGDPSLYDSTLRILERVRGLGVEVNSRVIPSVTAISALTAAHGECLNQIGKPVLITTGRKLAQRPAGTDAVVMLDGGAAWLDHAAPEEEILWGAFLGTDLQTLRRGLVGEAGEEIAELKKKLRAEHGWIMDIYLLRSGS; encoded by the coding sequence ATGAGATGGCTGAGCAGTTCGGATACGAGGGAGACCCGACCAATCATCAGTAATCACGAGTCGCCCGGTGAAGCTGCCGGTACAAACGGCCCCCGCGGGCGCGTAGATATTGACGTCATTGGGATAGGCGCCGGTAGTCCAAGCCACATAACGCTCGAGGCTATCGGCGCTCTTCGCAATGTCGATGTAGTCTTTGCCCTCGACAAGGGCGGCGACAAAGCCGACCTGCTCGCAGCACGGAAGAGCATTCTCGATGCTCACGCGCCTCATGTTGAGCTCGTCGCGGTCGCGGATCCGCCCCGCAATCGCACTCCCGAAAACTACGGGAAGGTTGTCCGCGACTGGCATCAGCGCCGCGCGGAGCTGCTTGCCGACGCTTTTCTTAACCACCTCGGTGGGGACGGTCGCAGGCGCGGTGCTTTCCTCGTCTGGGGGGACCCATCCCTTTACGACTCGACGTTGCGGATTCTCGAGCGCGTTCGTGGTCTTGGGGTTGAGGTCAACTCCCGGGTTATACCGAGCGTGACGGCAATCTCAGCGCTGACCGCGGCGCACGGAGAGTGCTTGAATCAGATTGGCAAGCCCGTGCTGATCACAACCGGCCGAAAGTTGGCTCAGCGTCCGGCAGGTACGGATGCGGTCGTCATGCTCGACGGCGGAGCGGCGTGGCTGGATCATGCTGCCCCAGAGGAGGAGATTCTCTGGGGTGCGTTCCTCGGGACGGATTTGCAGACGTTACGGCGTGGCCTCGTCGGTGAAGCCGGCGAGGAAATTGCAGAGTTGAAAAAGAAACTGCGAGCTGAGCACGGGTGGATTATGGATATCTACCTCTTGCGTAGCGGGTCCTAG
- a CDS encoding GH25 family lysozyme — protein sequence MVTMPVEKGFFVTSGFGPRWGTQHWGTDFGRGGGSGGHPVYAVKDGTVARVGPATGFGRWIGIDHPASNGGGETIYGHVIPEVKLGQKVREGQRIGRIDPNPASNGGVAPHLHLEWHRYTWVPPGPDRLDPMTKLAGARWPGAANHKVEEKAVAIFGVDVSEHQDGMSLKRARDEGISFVILRLCDGTYRDRTFRSHLEDAESAGLLVATYWYLRAPSEGTTIAQQVDVIDQQMGGRRDLPVWIDVESVAGNRKLLTKNDVWAAKRELEKRGYHVPGIYSGAWYWENMPGGEPSMEGLGYLWVSNYGRNRTAPYRDAYIGDGGDNHPGWYYPLGDRRPDILQYGSNGLVAGFKVDVNAYKGTVDQLKTVFFGAGRKEEKPVTPQPQEPSLSLDTVVPTAVAGSDFKARLGDFIRFADENAFVARKNTELILKTFERLDGRLAAVERQLKEQNK from the coding sequence ATGGTCACAATGCCTGTTGAAAAGGGATTTTTCGTTACATCCGGGTTTGGTCCCAGATGGGGTACACAGCACTGGGGAACTGATTTCGGGCGGGGTGGCGGCTCTGGCGGACACCCGGTCTATGCGGTGAAAGACGGCACAGTTGCGCGTGTGGGGCCTGCCACGGGATTCGGGCGATGGATTGGTATCGACCATCCGGCCAGCAACGGCGGTGGTGAAACCATCTATGGCCACGTCATCCCGGAAGTGAAGCTTGGCCAAAAGGTGCGGGAGGGGCAGCGCATCGGCCGCATTGACCCTAATCCGGCCAGCAACGGCGGCGTAGCCCCGCACCTGCACTTGGAATGGCACCGCTACACATGGGTGCCTCCGGGGCCGGACCGGCTGGACCCGATGACAAAGCTCGCTGGCGCTCGCTGGCCGGGCGCGGCGAACCACAAGGTAGAGGAGAAAGCAGTGGCAATTTTTGGCGTTGATGTGTCAGAGCACCAGGACGGTATGAGCCTCAAGCGAGCGCGCGACGAGGGGATAAGCTTTGTCATATTGCGACTGTGTGACGGCACGTACCGAGACCGTACATTCCGCTCACACCTAGAAGACGCTGAGTCTGCAGGGCTGCTGGTCGCGACCTACTGGTACCTACGTGCACCTTCCGAAGGCACGACGATTGCCCAGCAGGTCGATGTCATCGACCAGCAAATGGGCGGTCGACGTGACCTGCCGGTGTGGATTGACGTAGAGAGCGTCGCAGGAAATCGAAAACTGCTCACAAAAAATGATGTGTGGGCAGCCAAACGCGAGCTAGAAAAGCGCGGATACCACGTGCCGGGAATCTACTCGGGCGCCTGGTATTGGGAAAACATGCCTGGTGGGGAACCTTCGATGGAAGGGCTGGGCTACCTGTGGGTATCCAACTACGGACGAAATCGTACTGCCCCGTACCGTGACGCCTACATCGGTGACGGTGGCGACAATCATCCTGGGTGGTATTACCCATTGGGAGACCGCCGGCCGGATATTCTCCAGTACGGCTCGAATGGGCTCGTAGCGGGGTTCAAGGTCGACGTGAATGCCTACAAGGGCACCGTAGATCAGCTCAAGACAGTGTTCTTCGGTGCTGGCAGAAAGGAGGAGAAACCAGTGACGCCACAGCCACAAGAACCATCGTTGTCGCTCGATACTGTCGTTCCGACAGCTGTCGCAGGGAGTGATTTCAAGGCGCGACTTGGCGATTTCATTCGCTTCGCGGATGAAAATGCGTTTGTTGCGAGGAAAAACACCGAGTTGATTCTGAAGACGTTTGAGCGCCTGGATGGGCGTTTGGCTGCTGTTGAGAGACAGCTGAAGGAGCAGAACAAGTAA